In the genome of Treponema pedis, one region contains:
- a CDS encoding aspartate ammonia-lyase — translation MRKEHDLLGELEIPADAYYGIQTFRSTENFKITGLKLCDFPDFIKGLAYTKEAAAEANHELGYLSDEVYKAMVQACREVAEGKFDKEFVVDMIQGGAGTSTNMNANEVIANRANEILGKPKGSYNPCHPNNHVNFAQSTNDAYPTAAKLGICLNTKPLIEELKRLILSFRKKAEDLGDNIKMGRTQLQDAVPMTLGQEFESYAASLEDEIEQIEFAEKNLYTINMGATAIGTGINSDPMYTPKVTDYLSKISALPLKAAKNMIAATNDTSGFVTYSSELKRLSAKLSKICSDLRLLSSGPRTGLYDISLPPMQPGSSIMPGKVNPVIPEVVNQICYRVIGNDTAVILAAESAQLELNVFEPVMIYSIFESIKLLINGMKTLRERCIDGIVGNYEHCKNSVLRSIGLVTALNPVIGYEASSDIAKTALRENKGVYDLVLERGLLSKEKLDEVLKPENMTKPRKLK, via the coding sequence ATGAGAAAGGAACACGATCTGCTTGGAGAATTGGAAATACCTGCAGATGCTTACTATGGAATCCAAACTTTTAGAAGTACGGAAAATTTTAAAATCACGGGGCTTAAACTTTGCGATTTTCCCGATTTTATTAAAGGGCTTGCTTATACGAAAGAAGCGGCAGCTGAAGCAAACCATGAGCTTGGCTATTTAAGCGATGAAGTGTACAAGGCTATGGTGCAGGCTTGTAGGGAGGTTGCCGAAGGAAAATTCGACAAGGAATTCGTCGTCGATATGATTCAAGGCGGTGCCGGAACTTCAACAAATATGAACGCCAATGAGGTTATCGCAAACCGTGCAAACGAAATTTTAGGTAAACCTAAGGGTTCATATAATCCCTGCCACCCTAATAATCATGTCAATTTTGCGCAGTCCACCAACGATGCTTATCCTACGGCTGCAAAACTCGGAATATGCTTAAACACAAAACCCCTAATCGAAGAACTGAAACGCCTTATACTTTCTTTTAGAAAAAAAGCGGAAGATTTAGGCGACAATATAAAAATGGGACGCACCCAGCTTCAAGATGCGGTTCCTATGACGTTGGGACAGGAATTTGAATCTTATGCGGCTTCTTTAGAAGATGAAATTGAGCAAATAGAATTCGCTGAAAAAAATCTTTATACAATAAATATGGGCGCTACGGCAATAGGTACGGGTATTAACTCCGACCCTATGTATACTCCGAAGGTTACGGATTACCTTTCTAAAATCTCGGCTCTTCCGTTAAAGGCTGCAAAAAATATGATAGCCGCTACGAACGATACATCGGGCTTTGTTACTTACTCTTCCGAATTAAAACGCCTTTCGGCAAAACTTTCTAAAATATGCAGCGACTTACGGCTTCTTTCGTCTGGACCCAGAACCGGGCTTTACGATATAAGCCTGCCTCCGATGCAGCCGGGCTCTTCCATTATGCCGGGAAAAGTAAATCCGGTAATTCCCGAAGTTGTAAACCAAATTTGCTACCGCGTTATAGGAAACGACACGGCGGTAATTCTTGCAGCGGAATCCGCACAGCTTGAACTTAACGTTTTTGAGCCGGTTATGATTTATTCTATTTTTGAATCTATTAAACTTCTCATAAACGGAATGAAAACTTTGAGGGAACGCTGCATAGACGGAATTGTCGGAAATTACGAGCACTGCAAAAACAGCGTATTACGAAGTATAGGTTTGGTTACGGCTTTAAATCCGGTTATCGGGTACGAAGCTTCTTCCGATATTGCAAAGACCGCCTTGCGCGAGAACAAGGGTGTTTATGACCTTGTTTTGGAACGCGGCCTTCTTTCAAAAGAAAAACTGGATGAGGTTTTAAAACCCGAAAATATGACTAAACCCAGAAAGTTAAAATAA
- a CDS encoding ATP-binding protein, with protein MDFSRRLPIGVQSFEVMRSDKFLYVDKTEFVYRLVNSSRVYFLSRPRRFGKSLFLSTLEAFFLGKKELFTGLKIAESEDAQSTPWKKYPVLRFDFSPKNYETEKSIYEIIDSNLSSIETMYSIPKTKNAPEDRFKFILETLHNKTEEKAVVLVDEYDKPLLQTMNVNEKLNEKYRNVLKAFYSVLKSCDHVIRFAFLTGVTKFSKVSIFSDLNNLNDISLKPDYSGICGITQSELENTFKPEIEVLAERNRLSYEQCIKTLKQNYDGYCFADGTENMYNPFSLLNVFDGKQFEYYWFATGTPTFLVNALKEANYNIPDLDGNVEMDASGLSDYRAGNDSAIPILFQAGYLTIKSYDSDYKMYRLGFPNDEVRYGFLHNLLPAYSNLNFGDTAFSVVSFTKDLRAGRVEEFMQRLKSIMASIPYDNVKKESGESLALREHNFQICVYLVFALMGQFVKTETHCAGGRSDCTVETENTIYIFEFKLKGSAEEALKQIIEKKYAEAYRAEDKEIVLIGVSFNAEEKTVGEWLTEKA; from the coding sequence ATGGATTTCAGTAGAAGACTGCCTATAGGCGTACAAAGTTTTGAAGTTATGCGAAGCGATAAATTTCTCTATGTCGATAAAACGGAATTCGTTTACCGTCTCGTTAATTCAAGCAGGGTATATTTTTTAAGCCGTCCGCGCCGCTTCGGTAAAAGCCTCTTTCTTTCCACATTGGAAGCCTTCTTTTTAGGCAAAAAAGAATTATTTACGGGCTTAAAAATTGCGGAATCGGAAGACGCTCAAAGCACCCCGTGGAAAAAATATCCGGTTCTCCGCTTTGATTTCAGCCCGAAAAATTACGAAACTGAAAAATCAATTTACGAGATTATCGATTCGAATTTATCGTCAATTGAAACTATGTATTCCATACCTAAAACAAAGAACGCTCCTGAAGACAGATTTAAATTTATTTTAGAAACCTTACATAATAAAACCGAAGAAAAGGCAGTCGTGCTTGTTGACGAATACGATAAACCTCTTTTACAAACAATGAATGTAAACGAAAAATTAAATGAAAAATACCGAAACGTTTTAAAAGCCTTTTATTCTGTATTAAAAAGCTGTGACCACGTTATACGCTTTGCCTTTTTAACGGGAGTTACCAAGTTCAGTAAGGTAAGTATTTTCAGCGATTTAAACAATTTAAACGATATAAGCTTAAAACCCGATTACTCGGGAATATGCGGAATTACTCAAAGCGAACTTGAAAATACTTTTAAACCCGAAATAGAAGTCTTGGCGGAAAGAAACAGGTTAAGCTATGAGCAATGTATAAAAACATTAAAACAAAATTATGACGGCTATTGTTTTGCGGACGGAACGGAAAATATGTATAACCCTTTCAGCTTATTAAATGTGTTTGACGGAAAACAATTTGAATATTATTGGTTTGCAACGGGAACGCCTACATTTTTGGTAAATGCTTTAAAAGAGGCAAATTATAATATACCCGATTTGGACGGAAATGTGGAAATGGACGCCTCGGGATTATCGGATTACAGGGCGGGAAACGATTCTGCAATACCTATTTTATTTCAAGCGGGATACTTAACCATAAAGAGCTACGACAGTGATTATAAGATGTATAGGCTAGGCTTTCCCAATGATGAGGTAAGATACGGCTTTTTGCATAATCTTTTACCGGCGTATTCAAATTTAAATTTCGGGGATACGGCGTTCAGCGTAGTAAGTTTTACAAAAGACCTTAGAGCCGGGCGGGTGGAAGAGTTTATGCAAAGATTAAAGTCCATAATGGCGAGTATTCCCTACGATAATGTAAAGAAGGAAAGCGGAGAAAGCCTTGCATTAAGGGAGCATAATTTTCAAATATGCGTTTATTTGGTGTTTGCCCTTATGGGACAGTTTGTAAAAACAGAAACGCATTGTGCAGGCGGGAGAAGCGATTGTACGGTGGAAACCGAAAATACGATTTATATTTTCGAGTTTAAATTAAAAGGAAGTGCGGAGGAAGCCTTAAAGCAAATAATAGAAAAAAAATATGCTGAAGCATACAGGGCTGAAGACAAAGAAATAGTTTTAATAGGCGTAAGTTTTAATGCGGAAGAAAAAACGGTAGGAGAATGGCTTACGGAAAAAGCGTAA
- the mfd gene encoding transcription-repair coupling factor produces the protein MSSRTIQSLQNNILTWCGMKTAFTQIESGAYPFNIAGLSGGLLGFFLAEYFYKTKRSVLIIVPTEKEVEQVLADLDFSNIETRVLPWWGSLAYRPVSPSSSVFAERAEILSLLLQAGEEGGEADGSVSKKSDEKNPRIFITCQRSFLTPVPPGEYLKKNKCSLAVGGAVDILKVAELLTSWGYTRVPRVSVRGEFALRGEVLDVCLASNTSSLKNAYRIQFDFDKIEKIKTFDVNSQSSLEEIKSVTFFPAKEVIWDKERISVLEKNLKNLKEFSPDALRIIERLKTYKTFEGEEIFYPLCFEKQTSILDYFPKKDITVFYIDYDRQKNFFETLSREYLGLYKKAKNQFDENEKRKAVIPEFPEPQHILFQFDKLSQNYTRSVFFKTLNEKSSLSGEESFIKFYTEPARSFFGNIVYLKEELKALLNSGWTVYVFAESDNQALRIQEILHESAVHVLPFNLSAGFSIPELKILVIHENEIFGRRRRIPKSVKTAKSSVIDTFIELNPGDYVVHVNYGIGKFRGIERVKIADTERDYINLLYANDETVFIPIEQADMVQRYIGNEGEAPHLDVLGSKSWENRKTRVKKSVEDIAAKLIDLYSRRKASKGFAFQKDDEWQLSFEAAFPYEETDDQLTCIEDVKADMEKPVPMDRLICGDVGYGKTEVAMRAAFKAAMSGKQVAFLSPTTILTEQHFETLNKRFKNFPVKIARLSRFISKGEQKKVLEKLKQGEIDVLVGTHRIIQKDVVFKDLGLMIIDEEQRFGVKDKEKLKALKHNVDCLSLSATPIPRTLHMSLLKIRDMSVITTPPQNRKPVETVIEEFNAEKIADVIRRESARGGQVFYLHNRVETLEDTLFMLQSLLPEIMIETAHGQMSPNELEEIFERFSLGGFQVLIATTIIENGIDIPNANTIIIDRADMYGVSQLYQLRGRVGRSDKKAYAYLLYPEDRALSEVAMKRLQVISDFTELGSGFKIAMKDMEIRGAGNLLGREQSGDIYSVGFDLYLRLLDEAVQKLQNGNYEPMQESVIELEYSGFIPDSYINIPETKMEVYKKIAAVKTQEDLDGIYAEISDRFGPAPEEVESLLALSEIKIICNTLSISSLKERKSKVRVEFARVSKISVDKLLRMIKESDGRVTLDPKAPNVLILQTGKIGLKEKSEFIREKLGRLM, from the coding sequence ATGTCATCGCGGACAATTCAATCTTTGCAAAACAACATCTTAACGTGGTGCGGTATGAAAACCGCTTTTACTCAAATTGAAAGCGGAGCATATCCTTTTAATATTGCAGGTCTTTCAGGCGGGCTTTTAGGCTTTTTTTTGGCGGAATATTTTTATAAAACCAAACGCTCCGTTTTGATAATTGTTCCCACGGAAAAAGAAGTGGAACAGGTTTTAGCCGATTTGGATTTTTCAAATATAGAAACCCGTGTTTTACCGTGGTGGGGAAGTCTTGCATATAGACCGGTTTCACCTTCTTCTTCGGTTTTTGCGGAACGGGCTGAAATTCTCTCTCTTCTTTTGCAAGCGGGAGAAGAAGGCGGGGAGGCTGACGGGAGCGTATCAAAAAAAAGTGATGAAAAAAATCCGCGTATTTTTATAACTTGTCAGCGCTCGTTTTTAACGCCGGTGCCTCCCGGAGAATATTTAAAAAAAAATAAATGCTCTTTAGCCGTAGGAGGCGCGGTAGATATTTTAAAAGTTGCAGAGCTTTTAACTTCTTGGGGTTACACAAGAGTTCCGCGGGTAAGCGTGAGGGGCGAGTTTGCCTTACGAGGTGAAGTGTTGGACGTATGTCTTGCTTCGAATACTTCTTCGTTAAAAAATGCATATAGAATTCAATTTGATTTTGATAAAATTGAAAAAATAAAAACCTTTGATGTAAACAGTCAAAGCTCTCTTGAAGAAATAAAGTCGGTAACCTTTTTCCCTGCAAAAGAAGTTATTTGGGATAAAGAACGTATTTCGGTTTTGGAAAAAAACTTAAAGAATTTAAAAGAGTTTTCACCTGATGCCTTACGCATAATCGAAAGACTTAAAACTTATAAAACATTTGAAGGCGAAGAAATTTTTTATCCGCTTTGTTTTGAAAAGCAAACTTCAATACTGGATTATTTCCCTAAAAAAGATATAACGGTTTTTTATATCGATTACGACAGACAAAAAAATTTTTTTGAAACATTGTCTCGGGAATATCTGGGGCTTTATAAAAAAGCAAAAAATCAATTTGACGAAAACGAAAAACGTAAAGCCGTAATTCCCGAATTCCCCGAACCTCAGCATATTTTATTTCAGTTCGATAAATTAAGTCAAAATTATACGCGTTCCGTCTTTTTTAAAACCCTGAACGAAAAAAGTTCTTTAAGCGGCGAGGAGTCTTTTATAAAATTTTATACTGAACCTGCAAGAAGTTTTTTCGGTAACATAGTTTATTTAAAGGAAGAACTAAAAGCTCTTTTAAATTCCGGCTGGACGGTTTACGTATTTGCGGAAAGCGATAACCAAGCTCTGCGTATTCAGGAAATTTTGCATGAATCTGCCGTTCATGTTTTACCCTTTAATCTTTCGGCGGGTTTTTCAATTCCGGAGCTTAAAATTCTTGTAATTCACGAAAACGAAATTTTCGGACGGCGAAGAAGAATCCCGAAGTCGGTAAAAACCGCAAAAAGCAGCGTAATAGATACATTTATAGAATTAAATCCCGGCGATTATGTTGTTCATGTTAATTACGGCATAGGAAAATTCCGAGGCATAGAGCGCGTAAAAATTGCCGATACCGAACGCGATTACATAAATCTTTTATATGCAAACGATGAAACCGTTTTTATTCCGATTGAACAGGCCGATATGGTTCAACGTTATATCGGAAATGAAGGCGAAGCGCCGCATCTTGATGTGCTTGGTTCAAAATCATGGGAAAACCGCAAGACCAGAGTAAAAAAATCGGTGGAAGATATTGCGGCAAAGTTAATAGACTTATATTCAAGGCGGAAAGCAAGCAAGGGGTTTGCATTTCAAAAAGACGATGAATGGCAGCTTAGCTTTGAAGCCGCCTTTCCTTATGAGGAAACGGACGACCAGCTTACCTGCATTGAAGACGTAAAAGCGGATATGGAAAAACCCGTCCCTATGGATAGACTTATTTGCGGTGATGTAGGTTACGGAAAAACCGAAGTTGCAATGCGGGCGGCTTTTAAAGCTGCAATGAGCGGTAAACAGGTTGCATTTTTATCGCCTACTACAATTTTAACCGAACAGCATTTTGAAACCTTAAATAAACGTTTTAAAAATTTCCCCGTAAAAATTGCACGTCTTTCAAGATTTATTTCTAAGGGTGAACAAAAAAAGGTTTTGGAAAAATTAAAACAAGGCGAAATAGATGTACTTGTAGGCACACATCGTATTATTCAAAAAGACGTTGTTTTTAAAGATTTGGGTTTAATGATTATAGATGAAGAGCAGCGTTTCGGAGTTAAAGATAAAGAAAAACTGAAAGCCTTAAAACATAATGTTGATTGTCTTTCGCTTTCGGCAACTCCTATTCCGCGTACGCTTCACATGTCGCTTTTAAAAATACGCGATATGAGCGTAATTACAACGCCCCCTCAAAACCGTAAACCGGTTGAAACGGTAATAGAAGAATTCAATGCGGAAAAAATTGCTGATGTTATCAGGCGTGAATCGGCGCGCGGCGGACAGGTCTTTTATCTCCATAACAGAGTCGAAACTTTGGAAGATACTCTTTTTATGCTTCAATCGCTTTTGCCCGAAATTATGATTGAAACCGCACACGGGCAAATGTCTCCGAACGAATTGGAAGAAATTTTCGAACGTTTCAGTTTGGGCGGTTTTCAAGTTTTAATTGCAACTACAATTATAGAAAACGGAATAGATATTCCCAATGCGAATACGATTATAATCGACAGAGCGGATATGTACGGGGTTTCGCAATTGTATCAGCTGCGCGGAAGGGTGGGGCGTTCGGATAAAAAAGCTTATGCCTACCTTTTGTATCCGGAAGATAGAGCCTTATCGGAAGTTGCTATGAAGCGCTTACAGGTAATTTCCGATTTTACGGAGCTGGGTTCCGGGTTTAAAATTGCAATGAAGGATATGGAAATACGCGGAGCGGGGAACCTTTTGGGACGTGAGCAGTCGGGAGATATTTATTCCGTCGGGTTTGATTTATATTTACGTCTTTTAGATGAAGCTGTGCAAAAGCTGCAAAACGGAAATTACGAGCCTATGCAGGAATCCGTTATAGAACTTGAATACTCAGGTTTTATTCCCGATTCATATATAAACATTCCGGAAACTAAAATGGAAGTTTATAAAAAAATTGCGGCGGTAAAAACTCAGGAAGATTTGGACGGTATTTATGCGGAAATTTCCGACCGCTTCGGGCCTGCACCTGAAGAAGTGGAAAGCTTATTGGCTCTTTCCGAAATTAAAATTATTTGCAATACGCTTTCAATTTCAAGTTTAAAAGAAAGAAAATCGAAGGTAAGAGTGGAGTTTGCCCGCGTTTCTAAAATTTCCGTTGATAAACTTTTACGTATGATAAAAGAATCTGACGGAAGAGTAACGCTTGACCCTAAGGCTCCGAATGTTTTAATTCTTCAAACAGGGAAAATAGGTTTAAAAGAAAAAAGCGAGTTTATCCGTGAAAAATTAGGCCGGTTGATGTAA
- a CDS encoding tetratricopeptide repeat protein, producing the protein MRNNKFLKSVFILNFVFGLSFAVYSQEKPDALKLYRNGRSLDSIGRRDDARKAYSEAISICRSELSLNPKNMDSYAVYTWCLFRLGRYKDTEIACNDALKVSRDARIIETLGEASFYLGNYKESLRNMENYIDMAPNGERISVAHFFVGEIYRIMGKYNKADIAYSIAVHLEPGNGLWWYRLGIVREAAGEKRSALDAFQAALRIWPDYKDAIEAVKRIRI; encoded by the coding sequence ATGCGTAATAATAAGTTTTTAAAATCTGTTTTTATATTAAATTTTGTTTTCGGATTATCCTTTGCCGTTTACTCTCAGGAAAAACCGGACGCTTTAAAACTTTACAGAAACGGACGGAGTCTTGATTCCATCGGAAGAAGGGACGATGCCCGTAAGGCTTATTCGGAGGCCATAAGTATTTGCCGAAGTGAACTTAGCCTCAATCCGAAAAATATGGATTCTTATGCGGTTTATACATGGTGTCTTTTCAGACTGGGGCGGTATAAGGATACCGAGATAGCCTGTAACGATGCTTTAAAAGTTTCCCGCGATGCGAGAATAATAGAAACATTGGGAGAAGCTTCTTTTTATCTCGGTAATTATAAAGAATCTTTACGCAACATGGAAAATTATATTGATATGGCTCCGAACGGGGAAAGAATAAGTGTTGCGCATTTTTTTGTAGGTGAAATTTATAGGATTATGGGAAAATACAATAAGGCAGACATTGCTTATTCAATTGCCGTACATCTTGAACCCGGAAACGGTTTGTGGTGGTACAGGCTGGGTATTGTGCGAGAGGCGGCAGGTGAAAAACGAAGCGCCTTGGACGCCTTTCAAGCCGCTTTAAGAATTTGGCCCGATTATAAAGACGCCATAGAGGCCGTTAAAAGAATAAGAATTTAA